From the genome of Eucalyptus grandis isolate ANBG69807.140 chromosome 2, ASM1654582v1, whole genome shotgun sequence, one region includes:
- the LOC120290598 gene encoding TMV resistance protein N-like, producing the protein MKLKVVHENVTEHLVGVDDRVEAIIKMLDVGIDSVRFLGIHGMGGVGKTTLAKVVFNTLSSSFDRCCFLANVREISKGNNGMLNLQKQLLSKLVGSHIIDQIHCVNDGINMMKGVLRYKKVLIVLDDVDEKEQLKFLVGEGNWFGSGSRIIITTRDQSVLMIEGEATSEGPIKKSANVLTYDVQEMELGHALKLFSRHAFRRDSPPEDRMSLSKKIVHTLGKLPLALEITGSSLNSKSEALWVDISKKLQKAPPMGVQRNLMITYERLDHAQRQVFLDIACFFVNQDITYPFYMWDACGYHPHDALEVLTLMSLIKIKDDNTFWMHDQVRDLGREIVRQENCNDPCERSRVWNQVVTRSILRQKEGSRKIEAMSLGFGGGGLIILKHDEVANLRNLRFFQGHVWSLVGDFNNLLPSLRWLSMGRGLPKFEATNFHLPNLVVLDLSLSSISEEWVGWNQIKV; encoded by the exons ATGAAGTTGAAGGTTGTACATGAAAATGTGACTGAACATCTAGTAGGAGTTGATGATCGTGTAGAAGCTATAATCAAAATGTTGGATGTAGGAATTGATAGTGTACGATTTCTTGGAATCCACGGAATGGGCGGTGTTGGCAAAACAACCCTTGCTAAGGTTGTCTTCAACACTCTTTCTTCTAGCTTTGACCGATGTTGTTTCCTTGCAAATGTtcgagaaatatcgaaaggcaataatggtatgctaaatttgCAAAAACAATTGTTATCCAAGCTCGTTGGTTCTCATATTATAGACCAAATTCATTGTGTGAATGATGGGATCAACATGATGAAAGGAGTGCTTAGATATAAAAAAGTTCTCATTgtccttgatgatgtggatgagaAAGAGCAACTGAAATTTCTAGTAGGAGAAGGTAATTGGTTTGGTTCTGGTAGTAGGATTATCATAACTACGAGGGACCAAAGTGTCCTAATGATTGAGGGAGAAGCAACAAGTGAAGGCCCCATAAAAAAGTCTGCAAATGTTTTGACTTACGATGTACAGGAAATGGAATTGGGTCATGCTCTTAAACTTTTCAGTAGGCATGCCTTCAGAAGAGACTCTCCACCGGAAGATCGTATGTCCCTTTCTAAGAAAATTGTCCATACTTTGGGAAAGCTTCCTCTAGCTCTTGAGATTACAGGTTCATCCCTTAACAGTAAATCCGAAGCATTATGGGTAGACATATCGAAGAAGCTACAAAAAGCTCCTCCCATGGGAGTCCAAAGAAATCTGAtgataacttatgaaaggttAGATCATGCACAAAGGCAAGTTTTTCTAGATATAGCTTGTTTCTTTGTTAATCAGGacataacataccctttctacATGTGGGATGCTTGTGGATACCATCCACACGATGCCCTTGAAGTTCTTACTCTCATGTCCTTGATAAAGATCAAAGATGACAATActttttggatgcatgatcaagtACGAGACCTTGGAAGGGAAATCGTCCGTCAAGAGAATTGCAATGATCCCTGTGAGCGTAGCAGAGTGTGGAATCAAGTGGTAACGCGGAGCATTCTGAGGCAAAAGGAG GGAAGTAGGAAAATAGAAGCAATGTCACTAGGATTTGGTGGAGGTGGACTCATCATTCTAAAGCATGATGAAGTTGCTAATTTACGAAACTTGAGGTTCTTTCAAGGGCACGTGTGGTCCCTTGTTGGAGACTTCAACAATCTTCTCCCTAGTTTAAGATGGCTTTCTATGGGACGTGGGCTTCCAAAGTTTGAGGCAACAAACTTTCATCTACCTAATTTAGTCGTTCTTGATCTTTCATTGAGCAGTATTTCAGAGGAATGGGTTGGTTGGAACCAAATCAAAGTATGA
- the LOC104432059 gene encoding flap endonuclease 1-like: MCVHLWYMALILLQVTQQHNEDCKRLLRLMDVPVVEAPSEAQAQCAALCKAGKVYAVASEDMDSLTSGAPIFLRHLMDPISRKVPVMEFEISKIPDNWPYSEARLLFKGPIVSTEEQPEIKWTAPNEEGLISFLGNENGFNIDRVTNVWLLPSVMCWR, translated from the exons ATGTGTGTGCACTTGTGGTACATGGCTTTGATACTCTTGCAGGTGACACAACAGCACAATGAAGACTGCAAGAGACTATTAAGACTTATGGATGTCCCAGTTGTTGAG gcTCCTTCAGAAGCACAGGCACAATGTGCTGCACTTTGCAAAGCTGGAAAG GTTTATGCAGTTGCTTCTGAAGATATGGATTCCCTTACTTCTGGAGCTCCTATATTCCTTCGACATTTGATGGATCCCATCTCAAGAAAAGTTCCAGTTatggaatttgaaatttccaaG ATACCAGATAATTGGCCCTATAGTGAAGCTCGCCTGCTTTTCAAGGGGCCAATAGTTTCTACAGAAGAACAACCTGAGATAAAATGGACTGCTCCAAACGAGGAG GGCTTAATTTCCTTTCTCGGGAATGAGAATGGGTTCAACATTGACAGAGTGACGAATGTATGGCTTCTACCTTCAGTAATGTGTTG GCGATAG